One Nocardioidaceae bacterium SCSIO 66511 genomic window carries:
- a CDS encoding NAD(P)/FAD-dependent oxidoreductase, which yields MGTTRTTEVVVIGAGQAGLSAAYHLQRRGLEPYDGFVVLDANAEPGGAWQHRWPSLTMRDVHGIAALPGAEAPQPPDDDRANQAVPAYFSAYERDLGLPILRPLRVRTVRSGPDDLLTVHTDRGDWTTRAIVNATGTWNQPFVPHYPGVDDFTGRQLHTAEYEGPEEFAGKRVLMVGGGASAVQLLAELAAYAETVWVTRREPVWRNGPFGPEQGRAAVALVEERVRQGLPPQSVVSVTGLMLREQEMAAAEAGVYERRPMFERLTRDGAVWANGHAESFDAVLWATGFRPDIAHLAPLRLREATGGIALDGTQAVRDPRVQLVGYGPSASTIGANRAGRVAVRNVVRLLEPAAA from the coding sequence ATGGGGACTACGCGTACGACCGAGGTGGTGGTGATCGGTGCCGGCCAGGCGGGCCTGTCTGCCGCTTACCATCTCCAGCGACGCGGTCTCGAGCCCTACGACGGCTTCGTCGTACTGGACGCGAACGCCGAACCCGGTGGCGCGTGGCAGCACCGTTGGCCGTCGTTGACGATGCGAGACGTCCACGGCATCGCGGCGCTGCCCGGCGCTGAAGCGCCGCAACCACCTGACGACGATCGGGCGAACCAGGCGGTACCCGCGTACTTCTCCGCGTACGAGCGCGATCTCGGCCTTCCGATCCTTCGCCCCTTACGCGTACGCACTGTGCGCAGTGGCCCCGACGACCTGCTCACGGTGCACACCGACCGCGGCGACTGGACGACCCGAGCGATCGTCAACGCCACCGGTACCTGGAACCAGCCGTTCGTACCGCATTATCCCGGCGTCGACGACTTCACGGGACGCCAGCTCCACACGGCCGAGTACGAAGGGCCCGAAGAGTTCGCCGGCAAGCGCGTACTCATGGTCGGCGGCGGCGCATCGGCCGTGCAGCTTCTCGCCGAGCTCGCTGCGTATGCCGAAACCGTCTGGGTCACCCGGCGTGAGCCGGTGTGGCGCAACGGCCCATTCGGCCCGGAGCAGGGCCGCGCGGCCGTCGCACTGGTCGAGGAACGCGTGCGGCAAGGGCTGCCGCCGCAGAGCGTGGTGAGCGTGACCGGCCTGATGCTCCGCGAGCAGGAGATGGCCGCGGCCGAGGCAGGCGTGTACGAGCGGCGGCCGATGTTCGAGCGGCTGACCCGCGACGGCGCGGTCTGGGCGAACGGTCACGCGGAGTCGTTCGACGCCGTGCTGTGGGCGACCGGATTCCGCCCCGATATCGCGCATCTGGCCCCGCTCCGCCTGCGGGAAGCAACGGGCGGTATCGCCCTGGACGGCACGCAGGCCGTACGCGATCCGCGGGTGCAGCTCGTCGGCTACGGCCCGTCGGCGAGCACGATCGGCGCCAACCGGGCGGGCCGCGTCGCCGTCCGCAACGTAGTACGACTGCTCGAACCTGCCGCCGCCTGA
- a CDS encoding rubredoxin → MAPDQIIGGRCPGCEFVYDVRIGVPREGFPAGTPWAEVPDAWTCPDCGVREKVDFVPLGRADTQ, encoded by the coding sequence ATGGCGCCGGACCAGATCATCGGCGGCCGCTGCCCGGGATGCGAGTTCGTGTACGACGTGCGGATCGGCGTACCGCGGGAGGGGTTCCCCGCCGGCACCCCGTGGGCGGAGGTCCCGGATGCCTGGACGTGCCCCGACTGCGGCGTCCGCGAGAAGGTCGACTTCGTACCGCTCGGTCGAGCGGACACGCAGTGA
- a CDS encoding TetR family transcriptional regulator translates to MTTSRQAATTHRDRIIAAAARTTSEAGWSAVTMARLASEAGVSRQTVYNEIGGKDALAEAMILAELQRFLGVVEQAFDDHPDDLVAGIASATYAVLELARENTLVREIASATHGASTELLPLLTTHSESLLATAKATVAQRFGAYDLAIAPDRADALVDLVVRTVLSHVMQPTSTSRRTADGLAWLAGRVIGAR, encoded by the coding sequence ATGACGACATCGCGGCAGGCCGCGACGACCCACCGCGACCGGATCATCGCGGCGGCCGCTCGTACCACGAGTGAGGCCGGTTGGTCGGCGGTCACCATGGCGCGGCTGGCCAGCGAGGCGGGAGTCAGCCGGCAGACCGTCTACAACGAGATCGGCGGCAAGGACGCCCTTGCCGAAGCAATGATCCTCGCCGAGCTGCAGCGATTTCTCGGCGTCGTGGAGCAGGCGTTCGATGACCATCCCGACGACCTCGTCGCCGGGATCGCCTCTGCCACGTACGCGGTCCTCGAACTCGCCCGAGAGAACACCCTCGTACGCGAGATTGCGTCGGCCACCCACGGCGCGAGTACCGAGCTGCTCCCGTTGCTGACCACCCATTCCGAGTCGCTGCTTGCGACAGCGAAGGCCACCGTCGCGCAGCGGTTCGGTGCGTACGACCTGGCGATCGCACCCGATCGTGCCGACGCGCTCGTCGACCTCGTCGTACGCACTGTGTTGAGCCACGTCATGCAACCGACCTCGACATCACGCCGGACAGCAGACGGACTCGCCTGGCTGGCCGGCCGGGTGATCGGCGCACGCTGA
- a CDS encoding metalloregulator ArsR/SmtB family transcription factor: MTDDDEHLDRAFMALADPVRRALIARLSRGPATVNELAEPFEITKQAISRHISVLEGAGLITRTRDGQRRPCHLDPAALEALTGWIDEYRLIAERQFRRLDELLTTMKEEEK; the protein is encoded by the coding sequence ATGACGGATGACGACGAGCACCTGGACCGGGCGTTCATGGCCCTGGCCGACCCCGTACGCCGGGCGCTCATCGCGCGGCTGTCTCGCGGACCGGCAACGGTCAACGAGTTGGCCGAACCGTTCGAGATCACCAAACAAGCGATCTCGCGACACATCTCGGTGCTGGAGGGCGCGGGCCTGATCACGCGTACGCGGGACGGTCAGCGTCGCCCATGCCACCTCGACCCGGCCGCGCTCGAAGCGCTGACGGGCTGGATCGACGAGTACCGACTGATCGCCGAACGACAGTTCCGTCGTCTCGACGAGCTACTCACCACCATGAAAGAGGAAGAGAAATGA